From the genome of Pseudomonadota bacterium, one region includes:
- a CDS encoding type II toxin-antitoxin system Phd/YefM family antitoxin, with translation MKFISVRDLRGKSAEVWKNLPTEREIVVTSNGRPIAILSTVNESNLEESLSAFRQARAVEAVMSLQRRSTAQGTDGITMEEIDAEIKTVRKKRQR, from the coding sequence ATGAAATTTATAAGTGTGCGTGATTTACGAGGGAAATCTGCCGAGGTCTGGAAGAATCTCCCGACGGAACGGGAGATAGTTGTCACCAGTAATGGTCGGCCCATTGCCATTTTGTCGACAGTCAATGAATCAAACCTGGAAGAGTCTCTCTCCGCATTTCGACAGGCACGTGCTGTAGAGGCGGTTATGAGCCTTCAACGCCGGTCAACGGCACAAGGCACAGACGGAATCACCATGGAGGAGATTGACGCTGAAATCAAGACAGTGAGGAAAAAAAGGCAACGATGA
- a CDS encoding putative toxin-antitoxin system toxin component, PIN family translates to MKIVLDTNVLVSGLLSPFGPGGNIVRMLFSGNLTLCIDARILSEYHDVLRRPKFHFEEDKVIAVIDYIEHNGQNVAASPLSASLPDPDDEPFLEVALKGRAECLITGNQAHFPPGLCQGVTVISPADFIKFFLKRKKTGK, encoded by the coding sequence ATGAAGATCGTCCTTGATACAAATGTCCTGGTCTCAGGTCTTCTATCGCCATTTGGTCCGGGCGGCAATATAGTTCGTATGCTTTTCTCCGGTAACCTGACTTTGTGCATTGATGCCCGTATCCTGTCCGAATACCACGATGTATTGAGGCGTCCCAAGTTTCATTTTGAAGAAGATAAGGTTATTGCCGTCATTGACTATATTGAGCATAATGGCCAAAACGTAGCAGCTTCTCCACTTTCCGCTTCTTTACCCGATCCTGACGATGAGCCGTTTCTTGAAGTAGCTCTGAAAGGTCGCGCAGAGTGCCTGATTACCGGCAATCAGGCCCATTTTCCTCCCGGCTTATGCCAGGGGGTTACGGTGATCTCACCGGCAGACTTTATAAAGTTTTTTCTGAAACGAAAAAAGACCGGGAAGTGA
- a CDS encoding PP2C family protein-serine/threonine phosphatase, translating to MEGSILADWRYVPSTQLGGDSLGYHWIDEDHFAMYLLDVCDHGVGPALLSVSALNVLRSQTLPNTNFRIPEEVLTTLNETFQMEQQNNLYFTMWYGVFNKAAKTISYASAGHPAALLISPSIETKELGSQNMFIGGMPDIVYKSGTVEVETPSRLYIFSDGAFEIGKPDGSMWSFAELKEFIKKPPKDDASEIDALYSALQEMHGRKDLDDDFSMLRIEFL from the coding sequence ATGGAGGGGAGCATTCTCGCAGATTGGCGTTATGTGCCTTCAACTCAGCTTGGCGGAGACTCTCTCGGATATCACTGGATTGATGAAGACCACTTTGCAATGTATCTTCTGGACGTGTGCGACCACGGCGTGGGGCCAGCCCTGCTCTCGGTTTCCGCGCTTAACGTGCTCCGGTCGCAGACATTGCCGAATACGAATTTCAGAATACCGGAAGAGGTACTGACCACCCTGAACGAAACCTTTCAGATGGAGCAGCAGAATAATCTCTATTTTACAATGTGGTACGGGGTCTTTAATAAGGCTGCCAAAACAATTTCATATGCCAGCGCAGGACATCCGGCGGCACTGCTCATATCTCCCTCCATAGAAACAAAGGAACTGGGATCACAGAATATGTTTATCGGCGGTATGCCTGATATTGTGTATAAAAGCGGTACTGTTGAAGTTGAAACCCCCTCAAGGCTCTACATCTTTTCAGACGGCGCTTTCGAAATAGGCAAACCTGATGGTTCCATGTGGAGTTTCGCCGAGTTAAAAGAATTTATTAAAAAGCCTCCAAAGGATGATGCATCCGAGATAGACGCATTATACTCTGCCCTCCAGGAGATGCATGGCAGGAAAGATCTTGATGATGATTTCTCCATGCTCAGGATAGAATTTCTGTAG
- a CDS encoding RelA/SpoT domain-containing protein — protein MSIQEKRNRNDLPNVDHFVNQYNTKKPLYEQFTGKLKELLKDLLKTCSIDIHLIDGRTKNTESFREKINRSTKKYVDPTNEVKDLSGIRIIVYYEEDLNIVCRLIEKEFEIDKSNSLDKRTILKPEEFGYESIHFVVKLSIQSSL, from the coding sequence ATGTCGATACAAGAAAAGCGAAACAGGAATGATTTGCCAAACGTAGATCATTTCGTAAACCAATATAATACTAAAAAACCACTCTATGAACAATTCACGGGTAAATTGAAGGAACTTCTCAAAGACCTCCTAAAAACATGCAGTATAGATATACACTTGATAGACGGCAGAACGAAAAATACTGAAAGCTTTAGGGAGAAAATAAACCGTTCTACCAAAAAATATGTAGATCCAACCAACGAGGTTAAAGACCTATCCGGAATCCGCATTATTGTGTACTATGAAGAAGACCTCAACATTGTGTGCCGGTTAATTGAGAAGGAATTTGAAATAGACAAATCTAATTCATTAGATAAAAGGACTATTTTAAAGCCAGAAGAATTCGGTTATGAGTCAATTCACTTTGTGGTCAAGCTATCTATCCAATCCTCGTTGTGA
- the cooS gene encoding anaerobic carbon-monoxide dehydrogenase catalytic subunit, which translates to MSDNKLRSADGATIELLDKAQKEGISTAFSRADEIKPCPIGMEESCCKVCAMGPCRLPRSKKDEHKERRGVCGATIDTVVARNFARKIAAGSASHSDHAREVAETFIKTARGEAQGFAIKDEVKLLEVALDFGIEIENRELKDIAVELGNKALEEFGKQHGELVYTKKAPLRRQEIWRKYGIMPRGIDREVVEVMHRTHMGVDQDYRHILLQATRCALADGWGGSMISTDLQDIMFGTPVPVLGSINLGVLKEDQVNVIVHGHEPLLPELLVTASRDPEIKGLVEKVGAKGLNLAGMCCSANEVLMRHGIPCAGNFLQQELALVTGAVELMTVDVQCQMQGLQSVAECFHTRLVSTSDRAKIEGATHMEFHPENGLDTAKNILKMAIENFPNRKHQVYIPAYSQDIVAGFSHETINYLLGGLFRASYRPLNDNIINGRIRGVAGVVGCNNVRTPHDSAHLAMINELIKNDVLVLTTGCAAMACGKAGLLTPEAAREYAGAGLAEVCETVGIPPVLHMGACVDNSRILIAATAMVKEGGLGDDISDLPAAGAAPEWMSEKALAIGQYFVASGVFTVFGTTWPTTGSDNVTRHLFEEYEDMFGGTWAFENDPVKAAHLMIEHIDKKRKALGIDKARERVLFDMAMRRALV; encoded by the coding sequence ATGTCCGATAATAAGTTGAGAAGTGCAGACGGAGCAACTATTGAACTTCTGGACAAGGCTCAGAAGGAAGGGATAAGCACAGCCTTTTCCCGTGCAGATGAAATAAAGCCGTGTCCTATAGGCATGGAGGAAAGCTGCTGTAAGGTTTGTGCAATGGGACCGTGCAGGCTCCCCAGGTCTAAAAAGGATGAGCATAAGGAACGCAGGGGAGTATGCGGCGCTACAATCGACACGGTTGTTGCAAGGAACTTTGCCAGGAAGATTGCTGCAGGCTCTGCCTCTCATTCCGACCATGCGAGAGAAGTTGCGGAGACATTTATAAAAACAGCACGAGGCGAAGCCCAGGGGTTTGCGATCAAAGATGAAGTAAAGCTCCTTGAAGTTGCCCTTGATTTTGGTATTGAAATTGAAAATAGAGAGTTGAAGGACATAGCCGTTGAGCTTGGCAACAAGGCTTTGGAAGAATTTGGAAAACAACATGGTGAACTTGTTTACACAAAGAAAGCCCCCCTGAGAAGGCAGGAAATCTGGAGAAAATATGGAATTATGCCAAGAGGCATCGACAGGGAGGTTGTGGAGGTCATGCACAGGACACATATGGGCGTTGACCAGGATTACCGGCACATACTTCTTCAGGCAACAAGATGCGCTCTTGCAGACGGTTGGGGCGGTTCAATGATATCCACCGATTTACAGGATATTATGTTTGGTACGCCGGTGCCTGTTCTTGGCAGTATAAATCTTGGTGTTTTAAAAGAAGATCAGGTAAACGTGATAGTTCACGGCCATGAGCCTTTGTTGCCGGAACTTCTTGTTACTGCAAGCAGGGATCCCGAGATCAAAGGACTTGTCGAGAAGGTTGGTGCAAAAGGTCTGAACCTTGCAGGTATGTGCTGTTCTGCCAATGAAGTGCTAATGAGACATGGCATTCCATGCGCAGGTAATTTTCTTCAGCAGGAGCTTGCACTCGTTACCGGTGCCGTGGAACTGATGACTGTTGATGTGCAGTGCCAGATGCAAGGTCTCCAGAGTGTGGCAGAATGCTTCCACACAAGGCTTGTCAGCACATCCGACAGGGCGAAGATAGAAGGCGCAACCCATATGGAATTCCATCCTGAAAATGGTCTTGATACCGCAAAGAACATCCTGAAAATGGCGATAGAAAATTTTCCGAATAGAAAACACCAGGTATATATCCCTGCTTATTCACAGGACATTGTGGCAGGTTTCAGTCATGAAACAATCAATTACCTCCTTGGCGGACTTTTCAGGGCAAGCTATAGACCTTTGAACGATAATATCATAAACGGAAGGATCAGAGGGGTGGCTGGCGTTGTGGGATGCAATAATGTAAGGACGCCACATGATTCAGCGCACCTTGCAATGATAAATGAATTGATAAAAAACGATGTCCTTGTATTGACAACAGGTTGTGCGGCAATGGCATGCGGAAAGGCAGGACTCCTGACGCCGGAAGCAGCCCGTGAGTATGCAGGTGCCGGACTGGCCGAGGTTTGTGAAACAGTGGGCATCCCGCCTGTGCTCCACATGGGTGCATGCGTTGACAATTCGAGGATTCTCATAGCTGCAACTGCCATGGTGAAGGAAGGGGGACTTGGCGACGATATCAGTGATCTGCCTGCTGCCGGTGCTGCACCGGAATGGATGAGTGAAAAGGCACTTGCCATCGGACAGTATTTTGTAGCCTCAGGCGTATTTACGGTCTTTGGAACAACCTGGCCGACAACAGGGAGCGACAATGTTACCCGCCATCTTTTTGAAGAATACGAGGATATGTTTGGCGGTACATGGGCATTTGAGAACGATCCTGTGAAGGCGGCCCATCTTATGATCGAACATATTGATAAAAAGAGAAAGGCCCTGGGGATTGACAAGGCAAGAGAACGGGTGCTTTTCGATATGGCCATGCGCAGAGCACTGGTATAA
- a CDS encoding C4-dicarboxylate ABC transporter substrate-binding protein, whose amino-acid sequence MGRQKIKQLTLSTLSITIFSILLIVMFLFWMSYRFLQPFPPKTLIMATGMAGGSYATFGELYQQALARNGIHVILHPTAGAVENLRLLKDRSQGVKVGFVQGTVGSIEESSNLVSIGGLAYTPLWIFYKGKDTYDDLTQLQGKRIAIGPEGSGVRKYSLELLKFANVTSPPTEFFDLPYAEANKALFEGKVDVAMTFGTPDNRLIWELLNAKNIKLMSIGQAEAYTRRFLDLSHVVLPRGIIDPGRRNPLSDVHLLSPTTNLIVHKDLHPALVYLLLKASVENFGGASWVNKAGEFPTLIKQDDPISEQARRFYKTGGSWLYAYMPFWVAAFAERLTLILIPLGMIIVPLIGIAPWIYTWRNRSKYYPWYRELRKLEKEILENQPIKNTETYEARLNRIEDAVNNIHMSIAFYDELFILEEHIQIVRMKLDVASK is encoded by the coding sequence ATGGGTCGACAAAAAATCAAGCAATTAACATTAAGCACATTGTCCATTACAATTTTTTCAATCCTGTTGATTGTTATGTTTTTATTCTGGATGAGTTATCGTTTTCTCCAACCTTTCCCGCCAAAAACACTGATTATGGCCACCGGCATGGCAGGTGGATCATATGCCACTTTCGGTGAGTTGTATCAACAAGCATTGGCCCGGAATGGTATTCACGTTATACTGCACCCAACAGCCGGAGCCGTAGAGAACCTGAGACTCCTCAAGGACAGATCCCAGGGGGTTAAGGTGGGATTCGTTCAGGGTACCGTGGGCAGTATTGAGGAATCATCGAATCTTGTATCTATCGGCGGTTTGGCATACACGCCATTGTGGATCTTTTATAAAGGAAAAGATACCTATGACGATCTGACGCAATTACAGGGGAAGCGGATCGCCATCGGGCCGGAAGGAAGCGGCGTCAGAAAATATTCCCTTGAATTATTGAAGTTTGCCAATGTGACCAGTCCACCAACCGAATTTTTTGATCTCCCGTATGCCGAGGCAAATAAGGCACTTTTTGAGGGCAAGGTAGATGTGGCAATGACCTTCGGTACGCCGGACAACCGATTGATTTGGGAATTGCTCAACGCGAAGAACATCAAGCTGATGAGCATAGGCCAGGCAGAAGCTTATACCCGCCGATTTTTAGACCTTTCGCATGTTGTGCTGCCAAGGGGCATCATTGATCCGGGCAGACGGAATCCTCTGTCTGACGTCCACCTTTTGTCTCCAACAACAAATCTCATAGTCCACAAAGACCTCCACCCGGCACTGGTTTACCTGCTGTTGAAGGCCTCTGTAGAAAATTTTGGCGGTGCAAGCTGGGTTAATAAAGCCGGGGAATTCCCTACTCTTATAAAGCAGGATGACCCGATCAGCGAACAGGCGCGAAGGTTTTACAAAACTGGAGGATCGTGGCTCTATGCCTATATGCCTTTTTGGGTGGCAGCTTTCGCTGAACGTCTGACCCTGATTCTTATCCCGCTGGGGATGATTATTGTGCCACTGATAGGAATTGCACCATGGATCTATACCTGGCGAAACCGATCAAAGTATTATCCCTGGTATCGTGAATTGAGAAAGCTGGAGAAGGAGATTCTGGAGAACCAGCCCATTAAAAATACCGAAACATATGAAGCCCGGCTTAATCGTATCGAAGATGCTGTCAACAATATCCACATGTCCATTGCATTTTATGATGAGCTGTTCATATTGGAAGAACACATCCAGATAGTCCGTATGAAGCTGGATGTTGCTTCGAAATAA
- the acsB gene encoding acetyl-CoA decarbonylase/synthase complex subunit alpha/beta has protein sequence MSKIIASAAIRGAQKIYQKAEEKYKKVLEKYGPGHEVGFPNTAYYLPIIYAITGIGVSRIGDMRQILDICKRLIPPPVKEKTPLPYLAPALDAGMATFFAEEIIEAIRYLEEPDFYLSDSEETTDSNIWLGAANDIVFRKRGVEFVDGTAPGFAAIVGAVPDPKTAARIALELQEKNLYVFMCAEHEGKKFSEQLVESGTQIGWPTRLVSFGPDVSAAVFAIGFACRVAMAFGGIKPGDFRKNLIYNKDRTYAFVLALGNVTDEWYANAAGAINWGFPTIADTPIPQVLPTGICTYEHVVSNIPHDQITQKAVEVRGLKLQVAKVPVPVSYGPAFEGERVRGEDIYIEMGGGKTIAVEWTTSKRMEEVEDGKVEVIGRNVADVAPGTRLHFAMVAEVAGRNFQDDFEPILERQNHHLINQAQGVMHIGQRDIAWIRISKQAVEKGFSLEHIGKIIYAKYHQDFGAIFDKVQIKIYTDEEKVREILELARASYHHRDARVEGMTDETIETFYSCILCQSFAPDHVCIISPERTGLCGAYNWLDCRAAYEINPEGPNQPVRKGECLDERYGQFKGCNEYVIKASRQRVQSVSLYSLMNDPMTTCGCCECIAAIMPMCNGIMTVDRDYTGMTPCGMKFTTLAGSVGGGAQTPGFLGHSKYNIAQRKFLRGDGGLLRIVWMPKHLKEEIHERLKARGEELGFPDFPDMIADETVGTTEDEVLAYITEKGHPCLTMESLM, from the coding sequence ATGTCCAAGATTATCGCATCTGCGGCTATAAGAGGAGCGCAGAAAATCTATCAAAAGGCGGAGGAGAAATATAAGAAGGTGCTGGAAAAATACGGTCCGGGACATGAAGTCGGGTTTCCGAATACGGCCTACTATCTGCCAATCATTTATGCAATAACAGGTATCGGTGTTTCCAGAATAGGGGACATGAGGCAGATTCTCGATATCTGCAAAAGACTTATTCCGCCTCCGGTAAAAGAAAAAACACCTCTGCCGTACCTTGCACCTGCCCTTGATGCAGGCATGGCCACTTTTTTTGCAGAAGAGATTATTGAAGCTATAAGATATCTTGAAGAGCCGGACTTTTACCTGTCGGACAGCGAAGAGACAACTGACAGCAATATATGGCTTGGCGCAGCAAATGATATAGTTTTCAGAAAAAGAGGGGTAGAGTTTGTAGACGGCACAGCGCCCGGTTTTGCCGCCATTGTCGGTGCTGTACCTGACCCGAAGACTGCTGCGAGGATTGCCCTTGAGCTTCAGGAAAAGAACCTCTATGTTTTTATGTGTGCCGAACATGAAGGCAAGAAATTCTCAGAGCAGCTTGTTGAATCGGGCACGCAGATCGGCTGGCCCACGAGGCTTGTATCCTTTGGTCCGGATGTATCAGCGGCCGTATTTGCCATAGGTTTTGCATGTCGTGTTGCCATGGCTTTCGGAGGTATAAAGCCGGGTGATTTCAGAAAAAATCTTATATACAACAAAGACAGAACATACGCCTTTGTCCTTGCTCTCGGGAATGTAACAGACGAGTGGTATGCTAATGCGGCAGGGGCCATCAACTGGGGATTTCCCACGATTGCCGACACACCTATCCCGCAGGTGCTGCCAACCGGCATATGTACATATGAGCATGTGGTTTCCAATATTCCCCATGACCAGATTACGCAGAAGGCAGTTGAAGTAAGGGGATTGAAGTTGCAGGTTGCAAAGGTTCCCGTACCTGTTTCTTACGGCCCGGCGTTTGAAGGTGAAAGGGTCCGCGGTGAGGATATCTATATCGAGATGGGCGGCGGAAAGACAATCGCTGTTGAGTGGACAACCTCGAAAAGGATGGAGGAGGTTGAAGATGGAAAGGTGGAAGTCATCGGAAGGAATGTGGCTGATGTAGCACCGGGAACGAGGTTACATTTTGCTATGGTGGCGGAAGTCGCAGGCCGTAACTTTCAGGATGATTTTGAGCCGATTCTCGAGAGGCAGAACCATCATCTTATCAATCAGGCACAGGGTGTTATGCATATCGGCCAGAGGGATATAGCATGGATACGCATATCTAAACAGGCAGTAGAAAAAGGTTTCAGTCTCGAACATATCGGTAAAATTATATATGCAAAGTATCATCAGGATTTCGGGGCAATCTTTGACAAGGTGCAGATTAAAATATATACGGATGAGGAGAAGGTGCGGGAAATCCTTGAACTTGCCCGTGCTTCCTATCACCACAGGGATGCGAGAGTTGAAGGCATGACGGACGAGACCATCGAAACATTCTATTCGTGTATATTGTGCCAGTCTTTTGCGCCGGATCATGTATGTATTATAAGCCCGGAGAGAACAGGGTTATGCGGCGCCTATAACTGGCTTGACTGCCGTGCTGCTTATGAGATAAACCCTGAAGGGCCGAACCAGCCTGTCCGGAAAGGTGAATGCCTTGATGAACGATATGGCCAGTTCAAGGGGTGTAATGAATATGTAATAAAAGCGTCGAGACAGAGGGTGCAGAGCGTGAGTCTGTACAGCCTCATGAATGACCCCATGACTACCTGCGGATGTTGCGAGTGCATTGCAGCAATTATGCCCATGTGCAACGGCATCATGACCGTTGACAGGGATTATACAGGGATGACGCCCTGTGGTATGAAGTTTACAACCCTTGCAGGTTCTGTGGGCGGCGGAGCCCAAACCCCTGGTTTTCTGGGTCACAGTAAATATAACATAGCGCAGAGGAAATTTTTACGTGGCGATGGAGGGCTTTTGCGCATTGTATGGATGCCGAAGCACTTAAAAGAAGAAATCCATGAACGCCTTAAAGCGAGGGGCGAAGAGCTTGGCTTCCCGGATTTTCCTGATATGATCGCCGACGAGACTGTGGGCACAACGGAAGATGAGGTGCTCGCCTATATCACAGAGAAAGGCCATCCGTGCCTGACAATGGAATCTCTGATGTAA
- a CDS encoding CGGC domain-containing protein, producing MARIGILTCSNATQDLGCSSYLCFQDLNDGAGEFARYTERGDKAVIAGIINCSGCPTAHAPEKLLNRIKSLTELGINAIHFATCVKLLCPFKERYLTMLKENFPEIEFIEGTHGHAPGVTPEMFAGAMKRMLTQPKPTLANIMSKTVKK from the coding sequence ATGGCAAGAATCGGTATTTTAACCTGCTCTAACGCTACACAGGATTTAGGCTGCTCGTCATATCTTTGCTTTCAGGACCTAAACGACGGCGCTGGTGAATTTGCCCGTTACACAGAAAGGGGCGATAAAGCGGTAATTGCAGGAATTATAAATTGTTCCGGCTGTCCCACTGCACATGCCCCGGAGAAGCTTCTTAACCGTATAAAATCATTAACTGAATTGGGGATTAACGCCATCCATTTTGCAACATGTGTAAAACTCCTGTGTCCCTTCAAAGAGAGATACCTCACAATGCTGAAGGAAAACTTTCCTGAAATTGAATTCATAGAGGGAACTCATGGACATGCACCGGGCGTGACGCCTGAAATGTTTGCGGGCGCAATGAAACGTATGCTCACCCAGCCAAAGCCGACACTTGCAAACATAATGAGTAAGACTGTAAAAAAATAG
- a CDS encoding VPLPA-CTERM sorting domain-containing protein has translation MKRFFVILAVVGLIMLAMGPIRAHAYTAYQAVNFAGPGAPGVGDYSMGWGFSPTDNMTVTALGTYDVDGLAVSHAVGIYNSAGTLLVSGTVPAAFPKGTKQDPIGWWAWTNMVYPQSQQGLHLYKDQTYYIMAATTGDGWTNQPSQIQFDDGHITYQSYGYTVGTPLAFPESIVPFDPDNVFYGYFGGNFKFTLDPVNPPVPIPGAIWLLGPGLIGIAGLRRRFSK, from the coding sequence ATGAAAAGATTTTTTGTTATTTTGGCAGTTGTCGGGTTGATTATGCTTGCTATGGGCCCAATACGCGCTCACGCTTATACAGCTTATCAGGCAGTAAATTTTGCTGGTCCTGGTGCACCTGGCGTCGGTGACTATTCCATGGGCTGGGGATTTTCGCCAACAGATAATATGACTGTGACTGCCTTGGGGACTTACGATGTTGATGGCTTAGCTGTTTCGCACGCTGTCGGTATTTATAACTCAGCCGGAACTCTTCTCGTTTCGGGAACGGTTCCTGCAGCGTTTCCTAAAGGAACAAAACAAGACCCTATTGGCTGGTGGGCCTGGACCAATATGGTATATCCGCAAAGTCAGCAAGGTCTACATCTGTACAAGGATCAAACTTACTACATTATGGCGGCCACCACTGGTGATGGTTGGACTAATCAGCCATCTCAGATCCAATTCGATGATGGACATATAACCTATCAGTCTTACGGATATACAGTGGGGACACCACTTGCTTTTCCGGAGAGCATTGTTCCTTTCGACCCTGACAATGTTTTTTATGGATATTTCGGAGGTAACTTCAAATTCACACTTGATCCGGTTAATCCTCCCGTCCCCATCCCAGGCGCGATTTGGCTTCTTGGACCTGGCCTTATAGGTATTGCAGGATTAAGAAGAAGATTCAGCAAATAA
- the cheB gene encoding chemotaxis-specific protein-glutamate methyltransferase CheB: MHIAIANNNVAATDILRTVVSSHPGYEIAWIAANGSEAVKNTANDKPDLILMDLDLPVTGDIQAIQVIMKNNPCAILIVTDEVSKHASKVFEAMGRGALDAQSMPVIDSVGNIRGGEELLKKIAVIERLIGKDSMNGKNEQMVRKSSFKSLQPMIAIGSSTGGPKALTEIVSHIPDMVNVPVVIIQHVDIQFVNSLVEWLAGRTKLKVVLAKEGMSPEANTIYIAGTNDHLIMGDDLAFHYVAEPKDNPYRPSVDAFFLSIAHHWPGKGVAVLLTGMGRDGAQGLLSLRKAGWYTIAQDEKTSVVYGMPKAAAQINAAKEILPVENIAEAVMRQIKMVT, from the coding sequence ATGCATATTGCAATAGCGAACAATAATGTGGCTGCAACGGATATTCTTCGTACTGTCGTTTCTTCTCATCCGGGTTACGAAATTGCATGGATTGCCGCAAATGGGTCTGAAGCGGTTAAAAATACCGCTAATGACAAACCCGACCTGATATTGATGGATCTGGATCTTCCTGTTACTGGGGACATTCAGGCCATTCAGGTGATTATGAAGAATAATCCGTGTGCTATTCTCATAGTTACAGATGAGGTTTCAAAACATGCGTCAAAGGTTTTCGAAGCCATGGGCAGAGGGGCTCTGGATGCCCAGAGCATGCCCGTAATCGACTCCGTGGGGAATATCAGGGGAGGAGAGGAACTGCTTAAGAAAATCGCTGTAATTGAGCGGCTGATCGGAAAGGATAGCATGAATGGAAAAAACGAACAGATGGTGAGGAAAAGCTCTTTTAAATCCCTACAGCCCATGATAGCAATAGGCTCTTCAACAGGAGGCCCAAAGGCACTTACTGAAATTGTATCGCACATACCGGATATGGTGAATGTACCTGTTGTAATAATCCAGCATGTGGATATTCAGTTCGTTAACAGTCTGGTGGAATGGCTTGCAGGCCGTACAAAACTAAAAGTTGTTCTTGCAAAAGAAGGTATGAGCCCTGAAGCAAATACAATTTATATAGCAGGGACAAATGATCATCTGATAATGGGAGACGACCTTGCTTTTCATTATGTTGCTGAGCCAAAGGATAACCCTTACAGACCATCGGTGGATGCCTTCTTCCTGAGCATTGCACATCACTGGCCCGGCAAAGGTGTAGCCGTACTTTTAACCGGCATGGGCAGGGATGGCGCCCAGGGCCTTCTATCATTACGGAAGGCGGGGTGGTATACGATAGCTCAGGATGAAAAGACTTCTGTTGTGTACGGTATGCCCAAGGCAGCCGCCCAGATAAATGCTGCAAAGGAGATCCTTCCCGTTGAAAATATCGCCGAAGCCGTTATGCGACAAATCAAGATGGTTACATGA